In the Elizabethkingia bruuniana genome, AATTGTAGAACTTGACAGTTCTTTATTTCAAAAAATAACACCTGTATTTATGCCTAATAATACTGGTTCATCGAAGAAAAACATTCAAAAGATTATAAAAAAAAATATCAATTTTATTTTAGTCGTTAATTTTCAAAAAAAGGGATTTCCGACGCAAAAAGATATTCAAGATAACTTTATCGACGATATATTGAAAGATTATAGTAAGTTTTCACTCGCATACATTGTGGATAACACTACTAAAAATGAACACATTGACGCTTTTATATCTTCAAATCAGAAACTAGAAAAGTCTCTAATTTTTAAAGAAGATTATATTGATGAACCATATATTAAAGGTCTAAAACTAAAATATAATTTCTATATTCTTCCAAAAGTAGGCTTAACTTTTGCTGCTAATACTTCTAATAAAAATTCCGTTCTTGTTTTTGATGGATTTGATAAACAAGTCAGAAACTCCGATTATCCTACAAAAAGTTATTTTTCTGATCTACATTACACATACCCAAACCTTGCTTCAGTTGGTTTTGGAGACTTCACTATAACTGGAAAAGATCCTCAAGAAGGAGGATCAACTCCATTAGCAGTAGCATTACATTTAACAAAAATTGACGGAAAC is a window encoding:
- a CDS encoding sce7725 family protein, whose amino-acid sequence is MYFPFMFAKQNEASAIVELDSSLFQKITPVFMPNNTGSSKKNIQKIIKKNINFILVVNFQKKGFPTQKDIQDNFIDDILKDYSKFSLAYIVDNTTKNEHIDAFISSNQKLEKSLIFKEDYIDEPYIKGLKLKYNFYILPKVGLTFAANTSNKNSVLVFDGFDKQVRNSDYPTKSYFSDLHYTYPNLASVGFGDFTITGKDPQEGGSTPLAVALHLTKIDGNKAYVYHFVSDTQDKTKDVAGKFFESLNGLIKFVKANKGYSSNGISDFEKYHSNSHFPGLGVCKRMSMKHHLEILHNEI